The following is a genomic window from Phalacrocorax carbo chromosome 19, bPhaCar2.1, whole genome shotgun sequence.
GTCGGGGGCTCCCTTGTAAAACTCCACCAGCAGcatctggggtggggggagagaggggctgcaggcgccagggctgccccagggTCGGGCACGTGGCCCCCCCACCCACGCGGCACCAAGCCCTCGGCAGCACggcagggatggagaagagGTTGTCATCGTCACCGGGACTAACAGCAGGACGGGGACGGGTGGCGAAGGCCCCACCAGCCCGTGGCGGGGTCAGGGAGTTGTCCTTGCTGGGGTGGATGGGGTTTTTaggacccccaccccacactCACCATCTCCTGCAGGACATCGTTGGTGAGGAAGCCATCCTGGATGTAGGCCACCTCCACGTCCATGGGGATGCCATAGTCATTGGGCCGTTGCTGGAGGATGGGAGAGCAGGGTCACCCCACGGCACTGgggccacccccaccccccactggGCCAGCAACCACTTACCTCTGGCGGCGGCATCACCCAAAAGGGCGCGATTTTGGACTCCACACCGGGGTTGCCGTGATAATAGGGTCCTGGGTGGGGAGGGCAAAGATGGGGCTGACACGGGGGGGTGAtggcagccccagcaccaccaggACCCCAGGGACCGAGTGCCTACCGCAGATgagggccaggcagggctggaagcCGTTGCCGCTACCCTGCAGCTTGAGCTGATAATCCATCTGCGCATCGATGTCGTGCAGGGAGGGCAGTGCGGGGCCGAAGGGGTGGCTGTGGTACCAACCCACCAGCGACAGTCCCCGCAGGAACAAGCTCTGGCAGATCTGGGATGGGCAGATGCTGTGGGTCTGggtcccctgggacccccgggatcccccaccccaccctgggGATGATTTACCTCCTCCTCCACGGCGCCAGCGGCTTCAGCATCGCCCAGGCGGGTCCGGCATGGGAAGGCTCGCAGCACTGTCAGCACTGGGAGGGGCATAGGGGTGGGTGGCTCCGccgggggctgtgggggccaCCCACAAACCCACCCCACTACCTACGCTGCGTGTTGGTGTCCCACCGCCCACCCAGGTAGCCCACCACTTCACTCCGTGTCAAGTGGCTGTGGAAATCCTAAAGGAAACAGTTAAAATTAACAATTTGGACCCAAAACGATGCTGGGGACAACCCCTTCCCTGCGGCTGTCCCCAGCACCATCAGAAATGTCCCAGCCTGTCCCCCCACGGGGAGGGGACGCACCAGGAGCAGGAGGACGTTGCTGGAAATGGCCACGTTGAAGGGCTGGAACTTGTTGATGGCGGCGAAGGACATAACTTCCACCAGGGTCTGGGGGTTCCTGGAAGAGCCGCAGCACCACTGCcacagccgccccccgcccctcctgCACCCACGTGGGGCTCGGGTCCCCGTCGCACCCTACCTGGCTGAGTCGTGGGTGCCCAGGGTGCAGTAGCGGACAGGCACCCGGGGTTTGCTCTCCAGCCTTTTCCCTGGGGGGCCATGATCTGTGAAGCACAGTGCCCTGTCACCGCTGCCGGGCTGCCCAGGgtcccccgggacccccgcgccACCTTACCCGTCCCTGCCGGCTCTGCCAGGCTCTTgcactgctgcttcttgctcttctcctctgtttttttgGTAGCTGCTGGCTCCGGCACGGGTGCCCGACCCTCTCTTGtcgcctcctcctcttcctcctcaggcatctcctcctcctcgccctcgctggccaggctctgtgagcAGTGCAGGAttgacacccacctcaccagCTGCACTGGGGGGCACCCaagggtcctggggggggggtcccaacCCACCTCCTCAGCTGGCGGCGCATTGGGCTGGTGCTTGTGCAGCCAAGCGGCTTTGTACTGGTCCAGCTTCTGGCCCTTGTAGCGGACGGACGCCCAACCGCACCCCGACTTCTTGGCGGGGTTCACCAGGCGCTTGCAGTGGGTCGCCCAGGCACTGGGTGAGTTGAAGACCTGCCCCGTCTCCTGCCACATGATGGTCCCATCCGCTCCCAGGTCCCCCACGAACTTCTTGCCCTGGGGAGCCTGGGGTGAGTGGGGAGGCACCCACCGGTCCCCCGTCCCCAGTTCCTGTCCCCCACCGTGTCCCCGCGCCAGCCGGGCTCACCAGGTAGTAGATGGAGAGGACGCCGCGGGCTGGCTCGAGGAGCCCATCGCGGAGCAGGACGCGGAGGGTGATGCCGCGACGAGTGAGCACGGCCCCCcgcgcgccccccgccgccttCGCCCCGCTCCCAGCCTCCGGCTCGGCCTCCGCCTCATCCAGCCCCGGCTCCAGCTCATCCTCGTCCTCCTCCAGACACTCGTCCCCACCGGGGGAGGCAGCTGCCAGCGCTGCGGGATGGGACACGCCATGGGGGGTCCTCTCTGGGGGCAGCACCCGTGGGTGTTCCTCCAAGAGCACCCTTGGGTCCTCCCCCTCGTGTCTGCCTGTGGATGGGGACACTAGGACAGGGAtgcacagggacatggggacaggaaGACGTGGACATGGGGACACAAGCATGCAGGGACACCGGAAGAGAAGACACaaggacacggggggggggggggggggggcggaaggaTGGACCCAGGGCCAGGAGGACTCAGGGACAGGggaatgggggagaggggacccAGGGCCAGGAGGATGGAGGACACTGAAGGAGGGATAGGGGGTGATGTGGGGATGTGAGGACTGAGGGACATGATAGAGGACtaggggacatggctgggggGGACAGGGCCTAGGGCACACAGGCCATGGGGCCAAggctgggggacagggggacatggggacaagGCTCTCCTGGCCCAGCAGGTCCCCAGAGCCTGGTTTGAGATCGGGGGGGGTGTGCTCCCATCCCTGTCCCACGGGTGTTGCGGGGTGCCCCCATTCCTGCCCCACGGGTGTCCCGGGGTGTCCGCATCCCTGCCCCGTGGGTGTCCCggggtgtccccatccctgccccgtGGGtgccccagggtgtccccatccctgccccgtGGATATCCCGTCGgtgcccccatccctgccccgtGGGTGCCCCAGGGTGTCCGCATCCCTGCCCCACGGGTGTCCCGGGGTGACCGGCCCTGTGCAGGCGTGCACCGAGGGTCCCGCGTGTCCGTGCCCttgcgtgtgcgtgtgcgcgcGTGTCCGTGTGCGCGTCCGTGCGCGAGCATGCGCAGgtgcacacgtgtgtgcacGGGGGCGGTTGTGCACGCAGGTGCATGTGCGTGCGCGGGGCGTGTGCGCCCGGCCGCTGCGCGCGTCCGTGCGCGTGCCCGTGTGTCCATCCGTGCGTGCGTGCCCGGTACGTGCCCGGTGCGTGCCCGCGGGGCGCGCGCCCGCCAGTACCTGCCATGCTccgctcccgccgctcccgccgctcccgcctCCCCCGGTGCGCGCGGCGGCAGCGCCACGTGATGGGGCGGCTccgcgcgccccgccccgccccggggggggaGACACACGACACACGGACACAACACCGGCACCGGGGACGGACGGACACTTGGACGGGAATCTGCGGCGGGGTGCGGGGCAGCCCCGCACCTGCCGCACCGGGGGGGACGCGGATACAGAGACCCGCACCGGGGGCCTGACAcaccccccctcccgccgccccgggacCGCAGGGCACCCCCCCCGCTTCCCGGCGGGGCTGCCGGGCGCCCGGTgcctgcggcggcggcgggcggggatggccccggccccggcacagCTACGAGGGCTTCGTGGAGAAGCGGGGGTCGCGGGACCAGGTGGGCCGGCACCTCCCGGGACcgacccccggcacccccgggaTCCCCGGACcgagccccggcacccccgggacCGACATCCGGGACCCCCCGACCGAGCCCTGGCACTCCGGGAAcccacccccgggaccccccaggaCGTCCAGTCCGAGCCCCGGCATCCCCGGGACCGACCCCCAGCAACCCCCCGGACCGACCCTTGGCACCCCCTGGCACTGACCCCCCTCGGGACCGACAGCCGCCCCCCCGGTCCCCTCCGCCGCCCGGGGTTGTCCCGgtgcccccccgcagcccccggtgccggtgcccggtGGCGGAGCTCAGTCCCGTCCCACCCTGCAGGGCTACCGGAGGGTCTGGGCCGGGCTGCGGGGCCTCACGCTCGCCTTCTACGGGGAGCCCCGGGACTGCGAGGTGGGGGGGGGCCTCCGGGCAGCACCCCTTGGCAGGGACCCCCGGGTGGGACCCCCGGATGGGCTGCCCTGGCCAAGTCCCTTGAGACACTCCCGGTCCGTGACCCCCTCATGGGTTTCCCCCCCCAGACTGAGACACCCATTAGCTGGGACCCCCTCAGGGTGGGTACCCCTAggctgggctgggacccccagtACATCACACCTTTGGGTGGGACCATGTGGGTTCCCCCATgatggggcagccccacccccGCCATGATCCCCTGGGGCTGGAACCCCAGGATTGGGATTCCCCCCCAAAGCTGGGGCCCCAGAGGACCCCTAGGACTCCTGGGCCAGTACCCCCTCTCAGTGGGCTCCCCCAGGTGGGACCCCCGTGTCTGGGACCCTCTCAGGGTGAGCATCTCCACCCTGGTACCACTGCGATGTCCCGGGGCTGGGACACCCGAGGTAAGACCCCTGGGATGGGAACTGTGGGTGGGATTCTCAGGCCAGGGCCCCCTCAgggtgggacccccagggtgGGATCCCTGGGACCTCAGAGATGCCCCTGGGCCAGGACCCCCTCAGGGTGGGCTCCCTCAGGGTGGGCTCCCCCaggctgggacccccaggacaAGAAACCTTTGGGTGGGACCAGGTGGGTTCCCCCATGTGGGTTCCCCAGGGCCAGGACCCCCTCAGGGTGGGCTCCCCCAGGCTGGGACCCCCAAGGTGGGACCCCTGGGCCAGGACCCCCCCCCATGGGGGTGAAGGTAGGagcccaggctggggcagggtaAGGGGCAGGGGGTCAGGGTGGGGAGTGGCCTGGGGGAGCTGAGGCCTGGCGCACTCGTGGCGGTGGTGGTgatgggggtgggtgggtgggtggggccCACGCttgggtgcccccagcccctggagGTGCTGGACCTGGGCAAGCTGGTGGCAGCTGAGGCTGTGGGGATGGGAGGTGATGCTGAAGGTGATGGGCACACCatgggggggcacagggtggTGGAGGGACGTGGTGGGCACCAGGCAGGGCagaaggggggctggggggtgtagTGTCCttggtggggtgctggggaacAGAGCGGTCTGGGGCTGTGGAGGGGGGCGCAGGTGGGGGACATGGAAGGCATGGAGGGGCAGAGGCGACGGGGTTTGGGTGATCAGAGGGACACGGGCATGGGGGGGAACAACAGTCAGGGCTGGGGGAAATGGAGGGCAGAGGGGACAGGGTTTGGGgatgggggcactggggggcatAGTGGGCAGGATTTCAAGGGacagggggcacaggggacaggggccatggggtgccatgggAGGGCACAGGGGGCAGGATATGGGAACAGGGGCCATGGAAGGCATGGGAGGGCACAGGGGGCAGGATTTGGGGACGGGGGCCATGTGGTGCCATGGGAGGGCACGGGGGCAGGATTTGGGGACGGAGgccatggggtgccatgggAGGGCACAGGGGGCAGGATTTGGGGACAGGGTCCATGGGAGGGCACAGGGGGCAGGATTTGGGGACAGGGTCCATGGGAGGGCACAGGGGGCAGGAATTGGGGACAGGGAGCCACGAGGGGGCACAGGGGTCAGGATTTGGGGGTACAGGGCATGCAGAAGCAGAGGGATGGGGTTATGGGATGCAGGGGACAGGCTTAGGGGGATTTGGAGGCCAGGGGGGACACAAGGGACAGGGTATGGGGACACAGGGTGCAGGGGACAGGCCACCCCCATGCccccctccctgtcccagcaGGCGGAGAGTGGGGAGCACAGGAGATGTGGCAGGGGTTCATCCTGACCATGGCACGGGGCGCTGGCCCCCAGGGGGTCACAGCAGCAGTGACCCTACCGTGCCCATCGCCCTGCATCCCCCCTGCAGATGAAGGTGCCCACCGACCTGGCGGGACTGCAGGGCTACCCCCGGGTCCCCCACCGTCCCCAGTTCCCCGCCACCCCTGGGTCACCCGctacccccagccctcccagccccgcacTGTCCCTGTGAGTCAGGTGGGTCTGGGGCCGTGGAGGGGTCTCCATCCTCactgggatgtgctggggagcagcatgGCTTGGGTGGTGTGGCTGGGGGTGGCCTGACGTGGCCACGGGTGACGGGGcagggctgtccccagggtgcccAGCTGCCTCTTCGAGGTGACGTGCCTGGAGGccaagcagctgctggagcGGAGTGCGAGCGGGGGGATCATGGTgctgtgccctggggggcacagCCGGGGTGTCTCCATCACTGCGCGTCAGGAGATGAACGGGTGAGTGGGGGGCACCGGTGGGGGGACAAGGGGTGGGTGGCATTGCGGCACGGGTCCCCATGTGAGCCGTGTCCCCTTGGGCATGGGTCCCCATGCGAGGGGTGTCCTCCCAGGGCGAGGGTCCCTGTGCAAAGGGTGGTCCCAGGGTGCAGGTCCCCGTGTGAGGGGTGTCCCTGGGGCGAAGGTCCCCATGCAAGGGGTGGCAGCCCCCACTGACGCAGCCCTcggtgctgctgaagcacaaGGTGAACCATGTGGACCAGGGCTACGTCACTGACACTGATACACTGTTGAGTGacgggggacagggacacccccTTCCTGGGCACCCACCTGAGCCCCTGGGATGGGCCCCACAAGAGCTGAGACCCCTGGGCTGCGAGTCAAGGGATTGGGACCCCCAGCACCTAGGACACTTGGGGCCTAGGACCCACAGGGACTGGTGCCCATGGGGTCCGACAACCCCAAGGCTGGGCCCCCCGCAAAGGGCTGGGACTCCTAAGGGCTGAGACCCCCAAGGGACTGGGGCCCCTAAGGGCTGGGACACCCAAGGCTAGGATCCCTGGGAACTGGGACACCTAAGGCTGGGACCCCTAAGGGGGTGTGACGAAGGACCTGGGACCCCAAAAGGACAGGCACCCCAAAAGGGCTGGGACACAAAGGGCTGGTACCCCTAATGGACTGGGACACCCCAGAGGGCTGGGATCCAAGGAGCTGGGACTCCCCCAGAGCCCAGGAGCTGTAGGCAGGGAATGGGGGACTGCAAGGGGGGGACAAATGGGGGTCCCTGAGTGATGCCACGTCCCCCCCAGTATCACTGCTCCTCACTGCCCGAGGTGGTGCAGTACTTCGTGGAGAGCAGCAAGCTCAGGCTGCAGCCCCCGCACCGCGAGTACAGCCTGTGGCTTGGGGGGCCAGGGCGGAGAGCTACGGGGGCTCAGCAGGGTCTGGGGGTCCTGCAGGGTGGTGTTAGGAGCAGTTATGGGTGGCCAGGGTGATGAAGGGCATCTGCAGGGGGGTCTTTGGGGTGCCTGGGGGTTGCTGGAGAGTTGCATGAGTGTTGGGGTGACTTGGGTTGCTGCTGGGGTGTCACATCTGGCATGGgaggtcggggggggggggggtgtttggtGGTgtcaggggcaggcagaggaTCCATGACAGCCCCCCCACTCTGCTCCAGAGCTCATGGAGATGGATGGTGAGAGCAGGGAGGAGACCCAGGGGGTGTGTGAGCCCCCCTCAGctgcccctgcaccccagccctgTGGCCTCAGTTCACTGAAGCCATCACTGAGCCCCTGTCACCCTgcactgcagcccctgggtgGGGGCAGGGGACCTTCCCCCCATTTGGGGCTATCCGAGATGAGCAGACCTCCATGAACAAGCAGGGTGAGGTTGGCTGGGcttggggaaactgaggtaGGGAGGGGACACCCCCATGGTGACCCTGACCCTTCTCCACAGGTCAGCGAGACCCCCAGAGGTAGGCTgagccctgctgctccctcaTGAccatggggggggggcaggtcTGGATGCCTGGCAGGGGAGAGGCCTGGAAGAGGGGGAACAGGAGGGGGTGCCAGGACCCAGATGCCTGGGTCCTCTCACCAGCCCAGGGGGGCAATGGGGATGAGTGGTGGAGCAGCGTGGTCCCTCtgagggggctggtgggggggaaggagggggcctggatgcctgggtcctCTGCCCAGCTCACCCCCCCCGGCCCCATGGTGCAGGCATGGTGGAGGAGCTCACCTGGGAGCGCCCCGAGGGCTGGGGTGGCACTGGggtggggtgcaggcagcacagcccagggAGGGGGCAAGCAATGGACCCCCAACCCACATATTTGGGGGGCATCACCCCAGGCACCATCCCAAATAAAGACACTGCCCCGCTCGGCCCTGTCCCGGCTCCTTGTGCTCTGGGAGTGGCACCGgcaaagccccccccccccccccccccaaaacccccttccccacctcgGGCTGGTGCCAGCCAGCGCCCTGTGCCCCAGTCACGGCTGCATCACACCTACATCCCAATTTATTCTTCAGGCCAGAAGCAGCTCTCAATGGCGAGGGGTGACGTGCCCAGCCCGGTGCCAGCGATGGAGGGGTGGCACAGAGTCAGAGTGGGGTCAGCTggcggggctgtgggtgctggtgcaCCCCAGCTCTGTgggctggcacagccctgccagtGCAGTGTatggggggggtctggggaggTGGTAGGGGTACATTCAGTGCTCTTGCCTGGGGGGTGCCCACGGTGGGGGGCACGGCTCTAGGGCAGGCTGGTGTTGGAGCTGCTGGCCGTGCTGTTACGTTTCTGGAGGCATTTCACCGCACTGGGCACCTGCAAGCCTGAGGAGACGTGGAAGCTGCCGCACCAGACCTGCGGGCACAGAAGTgtggctgggctggaggggagggctgGCACAGGGATTGGGGGGGCTGAAccccccagccagcagccccagagagctgcgcagctctgcctgccccttACCGTGAAGGCTGGCAGCACCGGTTGTGTGAACTTGGCCTTGAAGGTGTGGAGCAGCTGCTTGGTCCTGGCGTTGTAGAAGGACAGGAACCCTGCGGGCACGGGAAGGGGGACAAAGAGGGGGCTcacaggtggggacagggcttGCAGACCCCCAACACAGTGTCCGTGGTGGTGGCAGTGCCTATGATGGTGGCAGTGCCCGTGGTGGTGGCAGTCCCTGCGCCCATCCCTGGCACTGCCCCGTCCCCCACCCACCTTCATGGAAGTTGCAGTAGATGCCGATGCAGTCAGGCACGGGCACGTCCAGCACCTTGGCCTTGTTGGCGTGCTTGGCGCTGAAGCTGACCTGCAGCCAGTTGTTGAGGTGGAGGCACCAGGAGGCCGAGGTTTTGCCCAGCTGATCGAATTTGCCCAGGCTGCGATATGCCACCCCCACACCGAAAGCTTTGCTGTCCCGGTCATACCGCACCTCCCAGTAATGGTCATCGCCATCGATCAGTGTGTCACCTGTGGGCATGGGGCACAGCTCTACCTGGTGCACCCACAGGGtgccctgtcctgtccccagccctgccaggtcCCCACCAGTACCCAGTGGGTGCCCCTGGCTCTCACCCAGAACCGTGTAGGACTCGGCGGTGAAGCGATCTCTGCCCCCGCGCCCCGAGGGCATCCTCTTGGGTGACTGCACCACCCTAGGACAGATGGATGCCGGCAAAGAGGGCTGGGACGGCATTACCCAGGGTGGGAACAATGCTGGGGTGACAAAGGGGGGTGACATTACCTGGCAGGCGAGTTGGCGGGTGAGGCCGTCCTGCCCTTGCCATCCTTCTCGCGTGCCTTGACGTCCTGCACCTTGCCACCTGTGGCGTCCCACTCCACGCTGAGCTCCTCCACCCGCAGGTTCTGGTGGCACGTGCTGGCGTCCAGCCGAAATATGAACGCTGGGGACAGCCACTGTCAGcgcgtgtcccccccccgcctgGCACCAAGGTGTTGTGGACCACTGGCACACTTGGGAAGGGGCAGCCTGGGGTggcatggggggggggtgacacaTGTTCTGCCACCCCCGGTACCCACCTCTCGTTTCCAAAGTGACCGGCTCGGAGAACTCGCCCGCTACAGCCTTGTTACATGCCCGTACCCGAAAATTCATGTACTTCATGTCAAACTTCAGCCCTGCGGGTACAGCGGGGTCACAAAGTCAGGCATGGTGGGTCATCATggcccccatgtcccctgcaAAGCCTGGCACTGCCACCCAGCCCCCTGGAACAGCCCCAGAACCCTGCCACCTGCAGTGcctgctcccaccccagcacGTTTGGGGTTGCTTTTGCCCCATGCCCTCACCAGAGAGGGTGTACTCGGTGCCCTTGATGCCCTCGACCACCATCCAGGGCTGGTCCTCCTTGGCACGGGGTGGCCCCTCGAAGTTGGTCTTGCGGTACTCCAGCACGTAGTGGTCAATCTTGCTGTCCTCGTCAGGCATCCTCCAGGCCAGCGTCACACAGTTATCGGCCACCAGCGACTCCGTCAGGTCGATCTCAGGGGTGCTGGGCACTGCCCGTGGGAGTAGCCGTGCCAATGTCCCCCCACCGCTGCAGCCCTGATGAcagccagggtgtccccagcacccccagggcaccCATAGGTCCCATGGGCTCAGCACCTGGAGGACCCACGGGCACAGCACCCTAGGGACCCCACGTGTGGCATCCCAGAGACCCTGGGCATGGCACCCGCTGCACCCCCAGGCACAGCATCCAAACCCCctcatccctccatccctggcACCTTCTTGCCCCTCTGGATGGGCGTACCACAGGGTGCCCGAGGCCTGGcaccccccccagctcctcaccCCATCCCCTGGCACCCAGCGCACCCCTTAAACCCTGGACCCCCGTCCTTGCACTGTCCCCTTGCCAGGCTGGCACAGCCCTCCGTGCCCCCCGCACTGCCCTTCCCTTGCGCTGGGAGAAACCCGGGTGCCGTGCCCCGTGTCCCCGTCACCCGCTGCCTGCAGGCAATACCTGGCAGGAAGGCGAGGGCCTGGAGCAGGCGGCGTTCCTGGGCAAAATCCACCATCAAGTGGCTCATGTTGTCGCTCACCTTGGCCTTGAGCGAGAGGCGGAAGGCGGGTGCCATCGTCACACTGCACGAGGGACACGGGGCCGAGGGTCAGCGGGGCTGGGAGCCAGACACCCACCCAGCCCTGACTGCTCACCCCCTGCCCTGCGTGGccgtggggaggtggggagggtgggcagggccaccccagcacccacggtACACCCACTGCAGGGCCCTGGCTGGGAAGAGGGTGGGGGTTAGTGGGactggggggcacaggggtaCCGTACCTATCCTTGATCTGTTTGGCAGCCTTGCGAGCgcagaggaaaagaggaggaaaaaaaataagcaggtGAGACAGCAGTGCCAGGAGCCAGCGCGGTACAGCGTGCCCAGACTCCTGCTCCGGTGCCAGCATGGCAGAGCGTCCCTGCTGCGGTACCCCGTGGCACCGCATCCCCGCCGTGGtaccccagcacccctgcacccctgccGCAGCACCCCCATGGCGCAGCATGCCATACGCCTGCcggtgtcccccgtgtccctgCCATGGTGTCCCCTTTGTCATGGGAAAAAGGGACACCAAGCGACTCTGGGCAGGTGGGGGATCACCCCGGCAGGGGTCTCCATGCTCCTACTCAGCCCTGCAGCGGGCGCAGCCAACCCAGCATTGCCCCAGTGCCCAGCGCAGAAAGAAAGGAGGGTACCCGCCCGGGGTGAGCGCAGCCCCAGGGTGGCATTGACCAGCCAGGGGGGGGGCGGGTCAGGACACCCCTGGCATGGGGGGGCAGCCGGTTGGGGACATCCCCCTGCGCCGGCGGGGACGCACCTGGGGGAAGTCATGGTGGTTGGCCGTCTCCAGGGCCTGGTTGGCCGcttccagcagctcctctgagCTCTCCAGGGCCTTGGCGCAGgcagccagctgggcctggcatggggaggggagaggggcagcGGTGGGCGaaggtgctggggggggggggggggcacgcaGGGTGGGCGCTGACCTGCAGCTCATAGGTACGGCTGGCGCGGTCCTGCTTGATCTTCATCAGCATCTCGTCCTTCAGCTCGTCCAGCAGCGCGTACAGCGACTGGAACTCGCCCTCCAGGTCCTCCTGCGCCCGCGATGAGTTGGCCTGGTCACAACaccatgggggtgggggggtcagCAGGGTGACACCCCACCCGAGTGTGGGACCCCGGGGTGGGAATGGGCGTCCCAAAGGGGAGGGCAGGGTCCTCGGTACCTCCACATTCTGCATCATCTGCTTGAGGGAGTAGATGAAGTTCTGGATCTCCTCATTCTTCACGGCCAGGGTGGTGATGATCTTCCGCAGAGCCTCctgcccggccccccccgcccccggtcAACGCCCCCCAGTCCCCgcctcccctccgccccccccgccgttcccccactccccacccctgcCGGGCCCTGGGGACCCAGCGGCCAGGGCTCTGCTGGCATGGCGGGGGTGGGATGACTTGGCaagtgtgagtgtgtgtgtgtgtgtgtgtgtgtgtgtatgtgtgtgtgagggCTGAGCGAGGGCAGCGAGGGGGACATCCCTGCACCCCTCCATCCCTCGCTCctgctcccccatccctcctgcacccctccatccctccctcctgctcccctccatccctcctgcacccctcctgtatccctccttccctcctttgcCATCCCTAACCCCTGCATCTCTCCTTCTTCCACacctccatccctccttcctccagaCCTTCATCCCCTATGATCCTTCTTCCTTCATCTctccttctccatccctctgttcctcctcccttcctccctcctcttcctccatccctccttccatccccccttcctccatcccttcgtctccctccctccatcttcaacccccccatcacccccccccctcgcccccgacccggcccggcccggcccggcccggcccaccTGGTCGCCCATACCgggccggcgccgccgccgctcggccccgccgccaccAACAAAGGGGGAGCGGCgaccccggccccgccccgccccgccccggctccGCCCGGCCGCGGGGCACGACGCGAAGCGTAGTCCGGCTgcagggaggggctgggggcgtggcctcgggccgggcc
Proteins encoded in this region:
- the MPND gene encoding MPN domain-containing protein isoform X2, with translation MSPCPPALAPWPVCPRPCPPQPCPLVLYHVPQSSHPHITPYPSFSVLHPPGPGSPLPHSPVPESSWPWVHPSAPPPPPPVSLCLLFRCPCMLVSPCPRLPVPMSLCIPVLVSPSTGRHEGEDPRVLLEEHPRVLPPERTPHGVSHPAALAAASPGGDECLEEDEDELEPGLDEAEAEPEAGSGAKAAGGARGAVLTRRGITLRVLLRDGLLEPARGVLSIYYLGKKFVGDLGADGTIMWQETGQVFNSPSAWATHCKRLVNPAKKSGCGWASVRYKGQKLDQYKAAWLHKHQPNAPPAEESLASEGEEEEMPEEEEEEATREGRAPVPEPAATKKTEEKSKKQQCKSLAEPAGTDHGPPGKRLESKPRVPVRYCTLGTHDSARNPQTLVEVMSFAAINKFQPFNVAISSNVLLLLDFHSHLTRSEVVGYLGGRWDTNTQLLTVLRAFPCRTRLGDAEAAGAVEEEICQSLFLRGLSLVGWYHSHPFGPALPSLHDIDAQMDYQLKLQGSGNGFQPCLALICGPYYHGNPGVESKIAPFWVMPPPEQRPNDYGIPMDVEVAYIQDGFLTNDVLQEMMLLVEFYKGAPDLVKFQELWSQDQTYLDKLKGSLASHTPKDQSFTHILEQIYSLLKLSS
- the MPND gene encoding MPN domain-containing protein isoform X1, with the translated sequence MSPCPPALAPWPVCPRPCPPQPCPLVLYHVPQSSHPHITPYPSFSVLHPPGPGSPLPHSPVPESSWPWVHPSAPPPPPPVSLCLLFRCPCMLVSPCPRLPVPMSLCIPVLVSPSTGRHEGEDPRVLLEEHPRVLPPERTPHGVSHPAALAAASPGGDECLEEDEDELEPGLDEAEAEPEAGSGAKAAGGARGAVLTRRGITLRVLLRDGLLEPARGVLSIYYLAPQGKKFVGDLGADGTIMWQETGQVFNSPSAWATHCKRLVNPAKKSGCGWASVRYKGQKLDQYKAAWLHKHQPNAPPAEESLASEGEEEEMPEEEEEEATREGRAPVPEPAATKKTEEKSKKQQCKSLAEPAGTDHGPPGKRLESKPRVPVRYCTLGTHDSARNPQTLVEVMSFAAINKFQPFNVAISSNVLLLLDFHSHLTRSEVVGYLGGRWDTNTQLLTVLRAFPCRTRLGDAEAAGAVEEEICQSLFLRGLSLVGWYHSHPFGPALPSLHDIDAQMDYQLKLQGSGNGFQPCLALICGPYYHGNPGVESKIAPFWVMPPPEQRPNDYGIPMDVEVAYIQDGFLTNDVLQEMMLLVEFYKGAPDLVKFQELWSQDQTYLDKLKGSLASHTPKDQSFTHILEQIYSLLKLSS